A portion of the Sebastes fasciatus isolate fSebFas1 chromosome 2, fSebFas1.pri, whole genome shotgun sequence genome contains these proteins:
- the LOC141761917 gene encoding high choriolytic enzyme 1-like yields the protein MKMTPSASLLLGLSQALPLQEEGGEEEEVPDTVDITTRILTSNNGSDEILLEGDIAVPRTRNAMKCWSQNCLWRKSSNGLVMIPFTVSSEFTSRERQKIDYAMEAFHSKTCLRFVPLQNEYDYISIENRAGCFSSLGRTGGSQVLSLNRQGCLYHGIIQHEINHALGFQHEQTRSDRDNYVSINWQNINPQKAFDFYKQNTNNLNTPYDYSSIMHYGRTAFSIQYGKDSITPIPDPNIQIGQRQGMSYWDIERINVLYDC from the coding sequence ATGAAGATGACTCCCTCTGCCAGCCTCTTGCTCGGCCTCTCTCAGGCACTTCCTCTCCAGGAGgaaggaggtgaagaagaagaagtcccaGACACTGTCGACATCACCACCAGGATTCTGACATCCAACAACGGCTCCGATGAGATCCTGCTGGAAGGAGACATTGCGGTTCCCAGAACCAGAAACGCCATGAAGTGTTGGTCCCAGAACTGCCTGTGGAGGAAATCCTCCAACGGCTTGGTGATGATCCCCTTCACCGTGAGCAGTGAGTTCACCAGCAGGGAGAGGCAGAAGATCGACTACGCCATGGAGGCCTTCCACAGCAAGACCTGCCTCCGCTTCGTCCCCCTTCAGAACGAGTACGACTACATCAGCATCGAGAACAGAGCCGGATGTTTCTCCTCTCTGGGCAGAACTGGAGGCAGTCAGGTGCTTTCTCTCAACAGGCAAGGCTGCCTCTACCACGGCATCATCCAGCACGAGATCAACCACGCTCTGGGCTTCCAGCACGAACAGACCAGGAGCGACCGCGACAACTACGTCAGCATCAACTGGCAGAACATCAACCCGCAGAAGGCCTTCGACTTCTACAAGCAGAACACCAACAACCTGAACACTCCCTACGACTACTCCTCCATCATGCACTATGGAAGGACAGCCTTCTCCATCCAGTACGGGAAGGACTCCATCACCCCCATCCCCGACCCCAACATCCAGATCGGCCAGAGGCAGGGCATGTCCTACTGGGACATCGAGAGGATCAACGTGCTCTACGACtgttaa